The nucleotide sequence TTTTTGGGAGTTTTCGGGCATAACTGAGCAGGCGGAGACACACTCTGTGAGGCCATAACCTTCCCGGAGGGTCACGTTGCTTTTGTGGTTCTTCATAAAGTCGTTGAACCGGTGGATGAGAGAGGGAGGTACTCTATCCCCTCCACTGACAGCGGTCTTAAGGAAGGAGAAGGAGAGCCTCTCGAGTTTTCTGCTACTCAACAGCGCTTCAAAATGGGTGGGCACACCAGCAATGTAATTTGGCTTCTTTTTGGCTACAGCTTTGATGAACTCTTCTTTGCTGAAGCGAGGTACAAGGATGCAGCACCCGCCTCCCAAAAGCGCAGGATGGAGGCACACACCCAGGCCGAATCCATGGAAGAAGGGCAGAATACAGAGTACTGATTCGCCTGGAGAAGGTCGAATCTGGGAGAGTACCTGGTCGGCTAAGGCGTTGAGGTTTCCGTTCGTAAGGAGCACCCCTTTTGGAGTTCCGGTGGTGCCCCCGGTGAAGAGAATGAGCGCAGGGTCACAAGGAGCATAGTGAAAAGCCCGTTCCACAGGTGGAGGAAGGTCTCTCGCAAGATTCTCCCAGCTTACCAGGAAATCGTTATTCCTGAGGGGCAAAGCCTTATGGCCTTTCCTCTTTCGGAAAAGGGCAAGGAGTCGGAGAGAAAAGGGGAGCTCTGCGAGTGGGTTCGTCAGTACGACTTTTGCGATCGCGCTCTCTTCAACGCATTCCTTGAAGTTCCGATAGAAAATATCCATGGTGATGAGCCACTTGCTCTCTGTGTCCTGGATGTAAAAGGACATTTCCGAAGCGGTGGAGAGAGGATGCACGAGGCAACTCACCGCCCCCATGAGGTTGAGGGAGTAGAGCGATATAACCATCTCAGGAACGTTGGGGAGACAGAGAATCACCCGATCACCTGGAGCAATCCCAAGCCTTTGCCAGGCGGAAGCGAATCTCCGGATTCTCTCGCTCAACGCACGGTAGGTAATTCGGCGCCCATAGTACTCAAGGGCAGTTAGTTCAGGGTGCTTTTCGGCTGCATCCAAAAACCGCTCAGCTATGGACTTTTCGCTGTGGTTCTCATGCATCTTTACCCGCTCCTGCGGCAAGAGGTTTCTCTAACTCTTCCGGTTGCTC is from Candidatus Caldatribacterium sp. and encodes:
- a CDS encoding acyl--CoA ligase; its protein translation is MHENHSEKSIAERFLDAAEKHPELTALEYYGRRITYRALSERIRRFASAWQRLGIAPGDRVILCLPNVPEMVISLYSLNLMGAVSCLVHPLSTASEMSFYIQDTESKWLITMDIFYRNFKECVEESAIAKVVLTNPLAELPFSLRLLALFRKRKGHKALPLRNNDFLVSWENLARDLPPPVERAFHYAPCDPALILFTGGTTGTPKGVLLTNGNLNALADQVLSQIRPSPGESVLCILPFFHGFGLGVCLHPALLGGGCCILVPRFSKEEFIKAVAKKKPNYIAGVPTHFEALLSSRKLERLSFSFLKTAVSGGDRVPPSLIHRFNDFMKNHKSNVTLREGYGLTECVSACSVMPENSQKAGSIGLPLPGNRFKIVRPQTTEEVPRGEEGEICVSGPTVMLGYNNRPDETAQVLRQHEDGRLWLHTGDLGFMDEDGYVYFTGRLKRIIKCSGFSVYPSRVEKVIESHPAVL